Proteins encoded within one genomic window of [Enterobacter] lignolyticus SCF1:
- a CDS encoding glycosyltransferase family 2 protein, producing MPVTFTPCVLIPCYNHGAMMAQVLARLQGFDLPCIIVDDGSDDVTRRTLEQLAAARHGITLVRLAQNAGKGAAVVRGLQEAQRAGFSHAVQVDADGQHAIEDIPRLLALAHAHPEALISGQPVYDDSIPRSRLYGRWVTHVWVWIETLSLQLKDSMCGFRVYPVAPTLALAGRVALGSRMDFDTEVMVRLYWQGNTSYFVPTRVTYPADGVSHFDALKDNLRISWMHTRLFLGMLPRIPSLLARRRHAHWARQQELKGLWGMRLMLWVWRVLGRKAFSCLLWPVTAVYWLTAAAQRQASRQWLARVRRTLAARGEPLPARLNSVHHFLRFGHAMLDKIASWRGELRPGRDVVFADGAEAALDMASPTGKLILASHLGDIEACRALSTKTITALVFSDNAQRFKQIMQEAAPQSAMNLIPVTDIGPDTAMLLKERLDRGEWVAIVGDRIAVNPQRGGDWRVVWSDFMGQPAPFPQGPFILASVLRCPVVLIFALKQQGRLRVYAERFADPLPLPRDARQAALQQAVDRYAQRLEHYALMSPLDWFNFFDFWRLPDTTDKE from the coding sequence ATGCCAGTGACCTTCACGCCGTGCGTGCTCATTCCCTGCTATAACCACGGCGCCATGATGGCGCAGGTGCTGGCGCGGCTGCAGGGCTTCGACCTGCCCTGCATCATCGTCGATGACGGCAGCGACGACGTGACGCGCCGGACGCTGGAGCAGCTTGCCGCCGCACGCCACGGTATAACGCTGGTGCGCCTGGCGCAAAACGCCGGTAAGGGCGCGGCGGTGGTTCGCGGTCTGCAGGAGGCCCAACGCGCCGGGTTCAGCCACGCGGTGCAGGTGGACGCCGACGGCCAGCACGCCATTGAGGATATTCCGCGCCTGCTCGCGCTCGCCCACGCCCATCCCGAGGCGCTGATTTCCGGCCAGCCCGTTTACGATGACTCCATTCCCCGCTCGCGCCTGTACGGCCGCTGGGTTACGCACGTCTGGGTATGGATAGAAACGCTGTCGCTACAGCTTAAAGACAGCATGTGCGGCTTTCGCGTCTACCCGGTGGCGCCCACCCTGGCCCTTGCCGGGCGCGTGGCGCTCGGCAGCCGGATGGATTTCGACACCGAGGTCATGGTGCGCCTCTACTGGCAGGGCAATACCAGCTATTTTGTCCCCACTCGGGTTACCTATCCCGCCGACGGTGTGTCGCATTTTGACGCGCTGAAGGACAACCTGCGCATCTCCTGGATGCACACCCGGCTGTTCCTCGGCATGCTGCCGCGTATTCCGTCGCTGCTGGCCCGTCGGCGCCACGCGCACTGGGCGCGCCAGCAGGAGCTGAAAGGGCTATGGGGGATGCGGCTGATGCTGTGGGTATGGCGCGTGCTGGGGCGTAAGGCGTTCTCCTGCCTGCTGTGGCCGGTGACCGCCGTCTACTGGCTTACCGCCGCCGCCCAGCGTCAGGCCTCGCGGCAGTGGCTTGCCCGGGTGCGCCGGACGCTCGCCGCGCGCGGCGAGCCCCTGCCCGCGCGGCTCAACAGCGTTCACCACTTTCTGCGCTTCGGCCACGCCATGCTCGATAAAATCGCCAGCTGGCGCGGCGAACTCAGGCCGGGGCGCGACGTCGTCTTTGCCGATGGCGCCGAAGCCGCGCTGGATATGGCCTCGCCGACCGGCAAACTGATCCTCGCGTCGCATCTGGGCGATATCGAGGCCTGCCGCGCGCTGAGTACGAAAACCATCACCGCGCTGGTGTTCAGCGATAACGCCCAGCGCTTTAAGCAGATCATGCAGGAGGCCGCGCCGCAGTCGGCCATGAACCTGATCCCGGTAACCGATATCGGACCGGATACCGCCATGCTGCTCAAGGAAAGGTTGGATCGCGGGGAATGGGTCGCCATCGTCGGCGACCGCATCGCCGTGAACCCGCAGCGCGGTGGCGACTGGCGCGTGGTCTGGAGCGACTTTATGGGCCAGCCGGCGCCGTTTCCGCAGGGGCCGTTTATTCTGGCCTCCGTGCTACGCTGCCCGGTGGTGCTCATCTTTGCGCTCAAGCAGCAGGGCAGGCTGCGGGTCTACGCCGAACGCTTCGCCGACCCGCTGCCGCTGCCCCGCGACGCGCGCCAGGCGGCGCTGCAGCAGGCCGTCGACCGCTACGCCCAGCGGCTTGAGCACTACGCGCTGATGTCGCCGCTTGACTGGTTTAACTTTTTTGATTTCTGGCGGCTGCCGGATACCACGGATAAGGAGTAA
- a CDS encoding outer membrane lipoprotein carrier protein LolA has product MKFWPLIVLLLAPLAQAITLDTLQQRFTRQPVIRAHFEQTRTIKDLPQPLRSSGEMLIARDTGLLWDQKTPFPMQLMLNDARMVQSVNGQPPQVITADNNPQMFQLNHLLRALFQADRRVLEQNFRIDFQDKGDDRWTLRLTPTTTPLDKIFSSIDLAGQQYLESIKLNDKQGDKTDITLSQHRLTPTTLTDDERQRFAAR; this is encoded by the coding sequence ATGAAATTCTGGCCGCTCATTGTCCTGCTGCTCGCCCCGCTGGCGCAGGCCATCACCCTGGATACGCTGCAGCAGCGTTTCACCCGGCAGCCGGTTATCCGCGCGCACTTTGAACAGACCCGCACCATCAAGGATCTGCCGCAGCCGCTGCGTTCCTCCGGCGAGATGCTGATCGCCCGCGACACCGGGCTCTTATGGGATCAAAAAACGCCGTTCCCGATGCAGCTGATGCTGAATGATGCGCGGATGGTGCAGTCGGTCAACGGCCAGCCGCCGCAGGTCATTACCGCTGACAACAACCCGCAGATGTTCCAGTTAAACCATCTGCTGCGCGCGCTGTTCCAGGCCGACCGCAGGGTGCTGGAGCAAAACTTCCGCATCGATTTTCAGGACAAAGGCGACGACCGCTGGACGCTGCGCCTGACGCCCACCACCACGCCGCTGGACAAAATTTTCAGCTCCATCGACCTGGCGGGACAGCAATATCTTGAAAGTATTAAACTTAATGATAAACAGGGCGATAAAACAGATATCACGCTCTCGCAGCATCGCCTGACCCCGACCACATTAACCGATGACGAACGCCAACGTTTTGCCGCCCGCTAA
- a CDS encoding acyl-CoA thioesterase produces the protein MLNDPRFTTEVELTVPFHDVDMMGVVWHGNYFRYFEIAREALLNQFNYGYRQMRDSGYVWPVVDTRVKYRDVVTFEQRIRVRAHIDEYENRLRIVYQIFDAQTGKRTTTGYTVQVAVDIASKEMCFVSPDILFERMGVTP, from the coding sequence GTGCTTAACGATCCCCGCTTTACCACCGAAGTCGAACTGACCGTCCCCTTCCACGACGTGGATATGATGGGCGTGGTCTGGCACGGCAACTATTTTCGCTATTTTGAGATAGCCCGCGAAGCGCTGCTGAACCAGTTTAACTACGGCTACCGCCAGATGCGGGATTCCGGCTACGTCTGGCCGGTAGTGGATACGCGGGTGAAATACCGCGATGTGGTGACCTTCGAGCAGCGTATCCGCGTGCGGGCGCACATCGACGAATATGAAAACCGCCTGCGCATCGTCTATCAGATTTTCGATGCACAGACCGGCAAGCGCACCACCACCGGCTACACCGTTCAGGTCGCCGTCGATATCGCCAGCAAAGAAATGTGCTTTGTCAGCCCTGACATCCTGTTTGAACGTATGGGGGTGACGCCATGA
- a CDS encoding DcrB family lipoprotein — MRNLVKYVGIGLLVMGLAACDNSNSKTPAQGASAESKAASQPVSLLDGKLSFSLPADMTDQSGKLGTQSNNMHVYSDATGQKAVIVIVGDNTSEDLAAMAKRLEDQQRSRDPQLQVVTNKSIELKGHTLQQLDSIISAKGQTAYSSVVLGKVDNKLLTLQVTLPADNQQQAQSAAESIINTIVIN; from the coding sequence ATGCGCAATTTGGTTAAATATGTCGGTATTGGCCTGCTGGTGATGGGGCTTGCGGCCTGTGACAACAGCAACAGCAAAACACCTGCTCAGGGCGCGTCAGCGGAAAGCAAAGCGGCCAGCCAGCCGGTAAGCCTGCTGGACGGAAAGCTCAGCTTCTCCCTGCCTGCGGATATGACCGATCAGAGCGGCAAGCTGGGGACGCAGTCTAATAATATGCACGTGTATTCCGACGCCACCGGTCAGAAAGCGGTCATCGTTATCGTCGGCGATAACACCAGCGAAGATCTGGCCGCCATGGCGAAACGCCTGGAAGACCAGCAGCGCAGCCGCGACCCGCAGCTGCAGGTCGTCACGAATAAATCCATCGAGCTGAAAGGCCACACCCTGCAGCAGCTGGACAGCATTATTTCGGCAAAAGGCCAGACCGCCTACTCTTCCGTTGTGCTGGGCAAAGTCGATAACAAGCTGCTGACCCTGCAGGTCACCCTTCCCGCGGATAACCAGCAGCAGGCGCAGTCCGCCGCTGAGAGCATTATCAATACTATCGTCATCAACTAA
- a CDS encoding acyl carrier protein: MTKQQTIYAEVSTLLSDLFEIDPQDIKPESRLNEDLDLDSIDAVDMIVHLQKKTGKKIKPEEFKSVRTVQDVVDAVGRMLPDA; encoded by the coding sequence ATGACAAAACAACAAACCATCTACGCCGAGGTTTCAACGCTGCTCAGCGACCTGTTTGAAATCGACCCTCAGGACATTAAGCCGGAATCCCGCCTGAATGAGGATCTGGATCTCGACAGTATCGACGCCGTTGATATGATCGTGCACCTGCAGAAAAAAACCGGTAAGAAAATCAAGCCCGAGGAGTTTAAGTCGGTGCGTACCGTGCAGGACGTGGTGGATGCGGTAGGCCGTATGCTACCGGACGCCTGA
- a CDS encoding beta-ketoacyl synthase chain length factor: MKFALHLTDWQAMAPGLSDPDQWCAWAQQQTPIDPAAPQAKLTALPMMAARRLSSGSRLAVECGLSMVRKHAVDAVLYTSRHGELERNYRILEALATGQDVSPTDFALSVHNSAVGNLTIVAQKPLVSSSLSAGRDTFQQGLLEVISLLHAGHQRVLMVDFDGALPAFYHPALPPAMPTWPWAVAMVFEAGNTLTCATSPGGDDVEPALPQSLQFLQHYLNNTPQFTLSGEAAQWRWSR, translated from the coding sequence ATGAAATTTGCACTACACCTCACCGACTGGCAGGCCATGGCCCCGGGGCTTAGCGACCCGGACCAGTGGTGCGCCTGGGCGCAGCAGCAGACGCCCATCGACCCGGCGGCGCCGCAGGCAAAGCTCACCGCGCTGCCGATGATGGCGGCCCGCCGCCTGAGCTCCGGCAGCAGGCTGGCGGTAGAGTGCGGCCTGTCGATGGTGCGCAAACACGCCGTAGACGCCGTACTCTATACCAGCCGTCACGGTGAACTGGAGCGCAACTACCGGATCCTGGAAGCGCTGGCGACCGGTCAGGACGTCTCTCCTACCGATTTTGCGCTTTCCGTGCATAACTCCGCCGTCGGCAACCTGACGATTGTGGCGCAAAAACCGCTGGTGTCCTCGTCGCTTTCCGCCGGCAGAGATACCTTCCAGCAGGGGCTGCTGGAGGTGATAAGCCTGCTGCATGCAGGCCACCAGCGCGTGCTGATGGTCGACTTTGACGGCGCGCTGCCCGCGTTCTACCACCCGGCGCTGCCGCCCGCCATGCCAACCTGGCCGTGGGCGGTCGCCATGGTCTTTGAGGCCGGGAACACCCTGACCTGCGCCACGTCGCCCGGCGGCGATGATGTCGAGCCCGCGCTGCCGCAAAGCCTGCAGTTTTTACAGCACTACCTGAACAACACGCCGCAGTTCACCCTTAGCGGTGAAGCCGCGCAATGGCGCTGGAGCCGATAA
- a CDS encoding hydroxymyristoyl-ACP dehydratase: MMPHELARRQVQPHTIEIDLWLDPAMFWFRGHFAVQPLLPGVAQVEWAVRYGIELLAPGYRFHSIPNVKFQAPQLPESTVTLTLTWQPERETLSFRYQRHDGDARHTASSGKIRLCQ; the protein is encoded by the coding sequence ATGATGCCCCATGAGCTCGCCCGGCGACAGGTTCAGCCTCATACGATAGAGATTGATCTCTGGCTCGATCCGGCGATGTTCTGGTTCCGCGGGCATTTCGCCGTTCAGCCGCTGCTGCCGGGCGTCGCCCAGGTGGAGTGGGCCGTCCGTTACGGCATTGAACTGCTCGCCCCCGGCTACCGCTTTCACAGCATCCCGAACGTGAAATTCCAGGCCCCGCAGCTGCCGGAAAGCACGGTGACGCTGACGCTGACGTGGCAGCCCGAGCGCGAGACCCTCAGCTTCCGCTACCAGCGTCACGACGGCGATGCGCGCCACACCGCCAGCAGCGGGAAGATCCGCTTATGCCAGTGA
- the tusA gene encoding sulfurtransferase TusA encodes MSDLFSSPDHTLDAQGLRCPEPVMMVRKTVRNMQVGETLLIIADDPATTRDIPGFCRFMEHELVAQQSESLPYRYLIRKGH; translated from the coding sequence ATGAGCGATCTGTTTTCCAGCCCCGACCATACGCTTGACGCCCAGGGCCTTCGCTGCCCGGAGCCGGTCATGATGGTGCGCAAAACCGTGCGCAATATGCAGGTCGGCGAAACGCTGCTGATTATTGCCGACGATCCGGCGACCACCCGCGATATTCCCGGTTTTTGTCGGTTTATGGAGCATGAGCTGGTGGCGCAGCAGTCAGAATCGCTGCCTTACCGCTATTTGATTCGTAAAGGGCACTAA
- a CDS encoding phosphopantetheine-binding protein — translation MQSLYLEIKNLIISTLNLDELSADDIDTDAPLFGDGLGLDSIDALELGLAVKNQYGVTLSAESEEVRQHFYSVATLASFIHAQRA, via the coding sequence ATGCAATCGCTCTATCTGGAAATTAAAAACCTCATCATCAGTACCCTAAACCTTGATGAACTGTCAGCGGACGATATCGATACCGATGCCCCTCTGTTTGGCGACGGCTTAGGTCTGGACTCCATCGACGCGCTTGAGCTGGGCCTGGCGGTGAAAAACCAGTACGGCGTGACGCTCTCCGCCGAAAGCGAAGAGGTGCGCCAGCATTTCTACTCCGTTGCCACTCTGGCGTCTTTTATCCACGCACAGCGTGCCTGA
- a CDS encoding AMP-binding protein produces the protein MSRTLPLSQWLSTDRPDDTLVAWQGARQWTLKNLRGDVARLQAQLQAHPGMRWALCAENSYLFLVALLALLHSGKTPVIPGHQRPAWLEEQRDRLDGVISETPVAFSKTVITVECGENPAHPLPPVDPNATIELYTSGSTGEPQRVVKPVALLDAEASLVAGRFAARLDGCRVVSSVTPQHLYGLTFRLFMPMALGLPLHAAMLQFPEQLAALDGAHTYAFISSPAFLKRLDPALTPPPLAFLLSAGGAFAWPDVKRTAAWCNVWADEIYGSTETGVIAWRQRTDNSTAWQLFPDVILRAEGDGWRVLSPLIADSEGLPLDDRLEFVSDGFRITGRRDRVVKIEEKRVSLSDVEQRLRALEGVRDAAVVPLLHRSRQTTGAVLVLDEAALAQWRQHPGETERQWRQTLRRWLEPVAIPRCWRVVDAIPVNSLNKRVYDKLQELFNDAP, from the coding sequence ATGAGCAGGACGCTTCCGCTCTCACAATGGTTAAGTACGGACAGGCCCGACGATACGCTGGTGGCCTGGCAAGGCGCGCGGCAGTGGACGCTTAAAAACCTGCGCGGCGATGTCGCTCGCCTGCAGGCCCAATTGCAGGCTCACCCCGGCATGCGCTGGGCGCTGTGCGCGGAAAACAGCTATCTGTTCCTTGTCGCCCTGCTGGCGCTGCTGCACAGCGGAAAGACGCCGGTCATCCCGGGCCATCAGCGCCCGGCATGGCTGGAGGAGCAGCGCGACCGTCTCGACGGCGTAATCAGCGAGACGCCGGTCGCCTTCAGCAAAACGGTAATCACGGTGGAATGCGGCGAGAACCCCGCGCATCCCCTGCCGCCGGTGGACCCGAATGCGACAATTGAGCTCTACACCTCCGGCTCTACGGGCGAACCGCAGCGGGTGGTCAAACCGGTCGCCCTGCTGGACGCCGAGGCGTCGCTGGTGGCCGGACGTTTCGCCGCCCGGCTCGATGGCTGCCGCGTGGTCTCCTCGGTCACGCCGCAGCACCTCTACGGCCTGACGTTCCGCCTGTTTATGCCGATGGCGCTGGGCCTGCCGCTGCATGCCGCAATGCTGCAGTTTCCGGAGCAGCTGGCGGCGCTCGACGGCGCCCATACCTATGCCTTTATCAGCAGCCCGGCGTTTCTCAAACGGCTCGACCCTGCCCTTACGCCGCCGCCGCTGGCGTTTTTGCTCTCGGCAGGCGGCGCGTTCGCCTGGCCTGACGTTAAGCGCACCGCGGCCTGGTGCAACGTCTGGGCCGATGAGATTTACGGCAGCACCGAGACGGGCGTCATCGCCTGGCGCCAGCGCACCGACAACAGCACCGCCTGGCAGCTGTTTCCCGACGTTATCCTGCGGGCGGAAGGCGACGGCTGGCGCGTGCTGTCGCCGCTGATTGCCGATAGCGAAGGCCTGCCGCTCGACGACAGGCTGGAGTTCGTCAGCGACGGTTTTCGCATCACCGGACGCCGCGATCGGGTGGTGAAGATTGAGGAAAAACGCGTTTCGCTCAGCGACGTTGAGCAACGCCTGCGCGCCCTGGAGGGCGTCCGCGACGCGGCGGTCGTGCCGCTGCTTCACCGCAGCCGCCAGACCACCGGGGCGGTGCTGGTGCTTGATGAAGCCGCCCTGGCGCAGTGGCGGCAGCACCCCGGCGAAACCGAACGGCAGTGGCGCCAGACGCTGCGCCGCTGGCTCGAACCGGTGGCGATACCGCGCTGCTGGCGCGTCGTCGACGCGATTCCGGTCAACAGCCTGAACAAGCGCGTGTACGACAAGCTACAGGAGCTATTCAATGATGCCCCATGA
- a CDS encoding 7-cyano-7-deazaguanine/7-aminomethyl-7-deazaguanine transporter translates to MTTFSVLQRKHALVWLSLFHLLVITSSNYLVQLPVSIFGFHTTWGAFSFPFIFLATDLTVRIFGAPLARRIIFAVMMPALLISYTVSALFYMGEWQGFAALGSFNLFVARIAAASFMAYALGQILDVHVFNRLRQSRRWWLAPTASTLFGNVSDTLAFFFIAFWRSPDPFMAAHWVEIALVDYTFKVLISMVFFLPMYGVLLNMLLKKLADKSEISAFQPG, encoded by the coding sequence ATGACGACGTTTTCTGTATTACAGCGCAAACACGCGCTGGTCTGGCTATCGCTATTTCATCTGCTGGTGATCACCTCCAGCAACTATCTGGTACAGCTGCCGGTATCCATTTTTGGTTTTCATACCACCTGGGGCGCGTTCAGTTTTCCGTTCATTTTCCTCGCCACCGATCTGACCGTGCGCATTTTCGGCGCCCCGCTGGCGCGCCGGATTATCTTTGCGGTGATGATGCCGGCGCTGCTGATTTCGTATACGGTTTCTGCGCTGTTTTATATGGGCGAATGGCAGGGCTTTGCCGCGCTGGGCAGCTTTAACCTGTTCGTGGCGCGCATTGCGGCGGCAAGCTTTATGGCCTATGCCCTGGGGCAGATCCTTGACGTCCATGTGTTTAACCGCCTGCGTCAGAGCCGCCGCTGGTGGCTGGCGCCGACCGCCTCCACGCTGTTTGGCAACGTCAGCGATACGCTGGCCTTTTTCTTCATCGCCTTCTGGCGCAGCCCCGATCCGTTTATGGCGGCGCACTGGGTAGAAATTGCGCTGGTGGATTACACCTTTAAGGTGCTTATCAGCATGGTGTTCTTCCTACCGATGTACGGCGTACTGCTCAATATGCTGTTGAAAAAGCTGGCAGACAAATCTGAAATCTCGGCATTTCAGCCAGGTTAA